A single genomic interval of Vibrio maritimus harbors:
- a CDS encoding PIN domain-containing protein: MKTRNVFIDTQSFMQQGFRFDSGVLKKLSKLGEYSLINIYISEIVKGKVESKLNEKSEQVINSKKRFTKELAFIESGVPNELVEALKGFNDKSIQDQVHAGWNSFLFQSNVKVLDAEQCSVKELVSRYFDAKFPFSEGKKKDEFPDAISLLSLQAWLNANEQQVYVISGDGDLIGYCDTSEQCHSLKTISEFLEIYNQAEQLLTSVVHECIDKDLSWIEEVVSEEFMNSGFVFEGRNYAKVTGVALNRINIDDIHVIEVDDHNAYVSLQVSFNISADISGEDYEHAIWDSVDKEYVYIPTFTTEVTFDETYNTSIMFSYDQTNKAIIEFTDVSIEDGSDLTLYEADEFPYK, encoded by the coding sequence ATGAAAACTAGGAATGTATTCATAGACACTCAGTCATTCATGCAACAGGGCTTTCGCTTTGATTCAGGTGTACTGAAAAAGCTATCAAAGCTAGGAGAATACTCCTTAATCAATATCTATATCTCCGAGATAGTTAAAGGTAAAGTTGAAAGTAAGCTGAATGAGAAAAGTGAGCAGGTCATCAATTCGAAAAAACGATTTACTAAAGAGCTCGCATTTATTGAAAGTGGTGTACCAAATGAGCTTGTTGAAGCTCTAAAAGGCTTCAATGACAAGTCAATACAGGATCAAGTCCACGCTGGCTGGAACTCCTTTTTATTCCAAAGTAATGTAAAGGTGCTGGATGCAGAGCAATGTAGTGTAAAAGAGTTAGTTTCAAGGTATTTTGACGCTAAGTTCCCATTTAGTGAAGGAAAGAAAAAAGATGAGTTTCCTGATGCAATATCGTTATTAAGCCTACAAGCTTGGCTTAACGCCAATGAGCAGCAAGTTTATGTCATTAGCGGTGATGGGGACTTGATCGGTTACTGCGATACATCAGAACAGTGCCATAGCCTTAAAACTATCTCTGAGTTTCTCGAAATATATAACCAAGCAGAACAACTACTAACTTCTGTAGTCCACGAGTGTATTGACAAAGACCTATCGTGGATAGAGGAGGTTGTATCAGAAGAGTTCATGAACTCAGGCTTTGTTTTTGAAGGTAGAAATTATGCTAAAGTTACAGGGGTTGCGTTAAATCGAATCAACATCGATGATATCCATGTCATAGAAGTCGATGATCACAATGCATATGTTTCTCTACAAGTATCGTTCAATATCTCGGCTGACATATCAGGAGAAGACTATGAACATGCAATTTGGGATAGTGTAGATAAAGAGTATGTTTATATACCTACCTTCACCACAGAAGTGACTTTTGATGAAACTTATAATACTTCTATTATGTTTTCTTACGATCAAACTAATAAGGCTATTATTGAGTTCACCGATGTTAGTATTGAAGATGGTAGTGATTTAACTCTATATGAAGCTGATGAATTCCCGTACAAGTAA